One genomic window of Ruminococcus gauvreauii includes the following:
- a CDS encoding ATP-grasp domain-containing protein codes for MKTILNEYRQEIENHFEENREAALKVKDYLEHSSVAYHGRCVHTLHIPKIFTADVIEQYRTIVATTYRIFEKVIREYLANAEYRKLFPFSDKLEQLILIPNLYQSVLPIARFDIFYNENDGTFQFCEINTDGTSAMNEDYVLNTAVALNPAHQRMKQKYCFKTFELFDSWVETFINIYNSYEKKKEHPYIAIVDFLEHCSITEFEEFARRFQKAGYETEICEITKLNYQNGVLYSPSGHPIDVIYRRAVTTDVMEHYDEVQDFIEAVKHQDVCLIGSFCTQIIHNKWLFKIIRERETMSFLTPEEQEFVMEHVPATELLDDRAETLETVLGTKDRWIIKPLDSYASRGVFAGIDYTQEEWKDIVLRHTGKDYIYQEYCPPYRTDNIYLVDADAQFKPYTNMSGLFVYDGVFSGIYSRLSDGGIISSQYNEKAVATLYVK; via the coding sequence ATGAAAACAATATTAAATGAATACAGACAGGAAATAGAAAATCATTTTGAAGAAAACCGGGAGGCAGCGCTTAAAGTCAAGGACTATCTTGAACATTCCTCCGTTGCGTATCACGGCAGGTGCGTGCATACGCTGCATATACCAAAAATCTTTACTGCAGACGTGATAGAACAATATCGCACAATTGTGGCAACAACATACCGAATATTCGAAAAAGTGATCAGGGAATACCTGGCAAACGCTGAATATCGGAAGCTGTTTCCTTTTTCAGATAAACTGGAGCAGCTGATCCTCATACCCAATCTTTATCAGTCGGTGCTTCCCATTGCGCGATTTGACATCTTTTATAATGAAAATGATGGCACGTTCCAATTTTGTGAGATCAATACAGACGGGACGAGCGCGATGAATGAAGACTATGTGTTAAACACGGCGGTTGCTCTTAATCCGGCACATCAGCGGATGAAACAGAAATACTGTTTTAAAACGTTTGAACTGTTTGATAGCTGGGTTGAAACTTTTATAAATATTTATAACAGTTATGAGAAAAAGAAAGAACACCCGTACATTGCGATCGTGGATTTTCTGGAGCACTGCTCCATTACCGAATTTGAGGAGTTTGCACGCAGGTTTCAGAAGGCCGGTTATGAGACGGAAATCTGTGAGATCACAAAACTTAACTATCAAAACGGCGTACTGTATTCTCCGTCAGGACACCCGATCGATGTGATCTACAGGAGGGCTGTTACAACAGACGTCATGGAGCATTACGATGAGGTTCAGGATTTTATCGAGGCTGTGAAGCATCAGGACGTCTGCCTGATCGGCTCTTTCTGCACGCAGATCATCCACAACAAATGGCTGTTTAAGATCATCAGGGAGCGGGAGACGATGTCATTTCTGACGCCGGAAGAACAGGAATTTGTCATGGAACACGTTCCGGCTACGGAGCTCCTGGACGATCGGGCAGAAACACTTGAAACCGTATTGGGCACAAAAGACAGATGGATCATCAAACCGCTTGATTCCTACGCGTCCCGAGGGGTGTTTGCAGGGATTGATTATACACAGGAAGAGTGGAAGGACATCGTTTTGCGCCATACGGGTAAAGATTATATTTATCAGGAATATTGTCCGCCGTACCGGACAGATAATATTTATCTGGTGGATGCGGATGCACAGTTCAAACCGTATACGAATATGTCGGGTCTTTTTGTGTATGATGGTGTATTTTCCGGAATCTATTCGCGTCTTTCCGACGGCGGAATCATTTCATCACAGTATAATGAAAAGGCGGTTGCGACGCTGTACGTGAAGTGA
- a CDS encoding glutamate-cysteine ligase family protein — MEIRKENKDLLIKYFENGSKRNCIEKLGVELEHLIVKSETGESVTYQEEKGIAYILERMSGYFPWRYEPEGFLIGIYNEDYSISLEPAGQLEISINPRENITLIYRIYRMFLEQIHPILRECGYEMLTLGYHPKSKVRDMPLIPKTRYEFMDRYFMETGTCGINMMRGTAATQVSIDYCSEQDFVQKIRAAYILMPLLKLLTDNTPIMEGEIYEGYMARSYIWDHVDPARTGIPRGLFDEDFGFARYADFLLDMPPVFVEGQDAPMYTGHKSTAEVWGGERLSRHDIEHILSMNFQDVRLKHYLEIRYADSMPIKCVLAYTVLLKGIFYNKELVKEVNEKFTASEQEILKAQHNLMQDGFDGDVYGYEAAKLLSYLIEAAKNQLMESEQLSLLPLEEILYHKKTLAREYYENNIK; from the coding sequence TTGGAGATACGAAAAGAAAATAAAGATTTGCTGATTAAATATTTTGAGAACGGAAGCAAACGCAATTGTATCGAAAAACTGGGGGTAGAGCTGGAACATCTGATTGTGAAATCAGAGACCGGCGAGAGCGTGACTTACCAGGAAGAGAAAGGGATCGCATATATTCTGGAGCGGATGTCCGGGTATTTCCCATGGCGTTATGAGCCGGAAGGATTTCTGATCGGAATTTATAACGAGGACTATTCCATCAGTCTGGAACCGGCAGGCCAGCTGGAGATCAGTATCAATCCCAGAGAGAATATTACACTTATCTATCGGATCTACAGAATGTTTCTGGAGCAGATTCACCCGATACTGCGAGAATGCGGATACGAAATGCTGACGCTTGGCTACCATCCGAAATCTAAGGTGCGGGATATGCCGCTGATCCCTAAGACAAGATATGAATTTATGGATCGCTATTTCATGGAGACAGGCACATGCGGAATCAATATGATGCGTGGGACCGCAGCAACGCAGGTATCGATCGATTACTGCAGCGAACAGGATTTTGTACAGAAGATCAGAGCTGCATATATTCTGATGCCGCTTCTGAAACTTCTGACGGACAACACGCCGATCATGGAGGGGGAAATCTATGAAGGGTATATGGCCCGGAGTTATATCTGGGATCATGTAGACCCTGCACGTACGGGGATACCCAGAGGACTTTTTGATGAAGACTTCGGGTTTGCCAGGTATGCAGATTTTCTGCTGGATATGCCTCCTGTCTTCGTTGAGGGTCAGGATGCGCCCATGTATACGGGGCATAAGAGTACGGCGGAGGTCTGGGGCGGGGAACGGCTCAGCCGGCATGACATTGAGCACATCTTATCCATGAATTTTCAGGATGTACGTCTGAAACACTATCTGGAAATACGATATGCTGACAGCATGCCGATCAAATGCGTGCTTGCTTACACCGTTCTTTTGAAAGGTATTTTTTACAATAAAGAGCTGGTAAAAGAGGTCAATGAAAAGTTCACTGCATCGGAGCAGGAAATTTTAAAAGCACAGCATAATCTGATGCAGGACGGATTTGACGGAGACGTATACGGCTATGAAGCGGCAAAGCTTCTGAGTTATTTAATTGAAGCGGCAAAGAATCAGCTTATGGAATCAGAGCAGCTTTCCCTGCTGCCGTTGGAAGAAATACTATATCATAAGAAAACGTTGGCGAGAGAATATTATGAAAACAATATTAAATGA